Part of the Rhodothermus bifroesti genome, TAATGTACCGCTCTGAGAGCTTAACGCACATTTCGATGGCTTCATCGGTGTAGCGGACGTTATGGTGCTCTTCGTAGCGGTCCTTGATTTTGCGTAGGATTTCGACCGTCTCTTCTGGCGTTGAAGGGTCGACCATGATTTTCTGGAAGCGGCGATCCAGCGCCCCGTCTTTTTCAATATACTGTCGGTATTCGTCCAAGGTAGTGGCGCCGATGCACTGGATTTCCCCGCGGGCCAAGGCGGGCTTGAACATGTTGGAGGCGTCGAGCGAGCCTGAGGCCCCGCCAGCACCGACGATGGTATGCAGCTCGTCGATGAAGAGGATGACGTCAGGGTTTTTCTCAAGCTCGTTCATAACGGCCTTCATCCGCTCCTCGAATTGGCCGCGGTATTTGGTTCCAGCCACCAGGGCAGCCAAGTCGAGTGAGACGATGCGTTTGTCGTAGAGCACGCGGCTCACTTTACGCTGGACAATGCGCATGGCTAGCCCTTCTACGATGGCCGTCTTGCCCACGCCGGGGTCGCCAATCAGCACGGGATTATTTTTCTTTCGGCGGCTAAGGACTTGGGCCACGCGCTCGATCTCGCGTTCCCGTCCGATGACGGGATCCAGCTTGCCTTCTTCGGCCAGCTTGGTTAGATCGCGGCCGAAGTTGTCCAGCACGGGGGTTTTGCTCTTTTCCATTTTCGTATACTCCCGGCCATATCCAGAGGAAGAGCGACTACCGCTGGTGCGGGCAGAGGCCTTTCCGCTAAGAATCGCGTCCAGCTCGGCCCGCACGGCGTCGTATGTTATGGAAAAACCCTGCTGCAGAATTTGGGCGGCAATGTTTTCCTCATCTCGGAGTAAGCTCAGCAGCAGGTGTTCGGTTCCGATAACGTCACTTTTGTAGAGTTTAGCTTCCAGGTAAGTAATTTTGAGCACCTTTTCGGCCTGCTTCGTCAGCGGCAAGTTGCCTACGACGGTAGCTGGACCGCTGGTGCTGCGCACCGCATCTTCAATAGCTTTTTTAAGTTTTAATAGGTCGCATCCGAGGTTGCGGAGGATCTGCACAGCGATCCCTTCGCCCTCGCGGATAATGCCTAGCAATAGATGTTCCGTTCCGATGTAGTCGTGTCCTAGCCGGATGGCTTCCTCCCGGCTATAGGAGATTACGTCGCGAACTCGGTTGGAGAAGTTTCCTTCCATGCTAACTTCCGAATATGTGCTTGGTGGCAGCCCTATAAGCTTAGCTGCAGGCTGTCGCAAAGCTGGTCAGCTGTTTTAGCGCTGACCCAAAGCTGTTAACCGAAGCGATTTTCCCCAGTTCCAACGAAAAACGCGGGGCGGCGCCTACCCACCCCGCGCCGGAAGCTGGTTGGGGGGCAGCTCAAACCGCAAAGCTGGAGCCGCAGCCGCAAGTTTGCGTCGCATTAGGGTTATTAAATACAAAACCGCGTGCATTAAGCCCGTCATGATAATCGATCGTCGTGCCCATAAGGTATAACCCATGGCGACGATCCATGTAAATGGTAATGCCCGCTACTTCGAACTCCAAGTCGTAGTCGCGCTTACGGTCAAACCCCAGTAGGTAGCTCATGCCAGAGCAACCCCCTCCGCGCACGCCAACCCGGAGCCCATAGCCCTCTGGGATTTGCTTTGTCTGCATAATTTTGCGAATCTCCTGCGCCGCACGCGCTGTAAGCTGCACCGGTGCTTGGAGCGTTGTGGTGCTCATAACTCCAGATTAGGATTTACGTGATTGCAACTGCTTTGTGAACGTGAAGGGGTGTCTGCTGTTCCGTTAGGCTAGTGGAGTGGGCGTGCTAAAACCACCGGTGCCTTACGCGTCAGCAAGCGGCCTCCACGAGCATCTAAAGCCTCAAAAAGCACAACGTATAAGCCTATAGGCAATTCGCGCCCTTCCTGGTCTCGTCCATCCCAAAGGAGCATGCCTTCGGCACCGGCCACAATAGGTCCTAAGGTGCGTACCCGTCGGCCATAGCTATCAAAAATCTGCGCTTGCGCAACGGTTCCTGTTGCTGGTAGTCGAAAGTGCAAAATGGTTACATCGTCCGTGCCATCTCCGTCTGGAGAGAAGGGCGAAGGCGTAATCCAAAGCTCAGGTGTTTGCGTAGGCCACTGGGTGCGTTGCACCTGCGCTGCATTTGGCCGACCGGGCGTACCGCCTGAAGGATCTGGACTCGTGGTCCAGTTGGTTGGGTCATTAGAGGGACCATCGGGCAAGAGGCGTTCTAGGGCCAGGCCTGTAGCGTCTCGTATCCCTTTTTGATGCCAAGAGGGTGCATACGCTACAGCATCGAGTGTATGCGCTCGGTAGCGTAAGTGTACCACGTCGCCTTCATTACGCAGGCTTAAGCTGCTGCGGCGCATCGGTAGCCAGACCGTGCCGGGCTGCTGCGTTGTTCCGGGAAATGCTTCGTCTAGGAACACCAAAGGGTCGCTACTGGTGGGCACACTGAAAACAAGCGCCAAACTGTCTGGAGCTAAGGCCTGAAAGCGTGCGGGTAGGTAAAACGTGTCGGCACGCCCTAGTTCGTTAGGCCGATTGGTCCAGTAGAGGCCTTCAAGGTCAAGATAATAAGCGGCGCGGTTGAGCAATTCGAGATATTCGGGTTGGTCCGGATAGCCATCATAGGGGTTGGCACGCGGAGCGTAGAGGATTTCGTTGATGATGAGGGAACCCGGAGCGGGGGGATAGGCCAAAGGACGTGTTGCTGTGGCCCTACATTGGTTCTTAAGGTCGCAAAGTTGGCGTGCAGTGAGGTGACGCTGACGCAGTTGCGCGGCAAAGCGTAGCACAATCTGCTGCTGTTCGGCTTGCCAGATAGCATCGACTGGGCGCGTGCCGTCGTCGAGCTCAAAAGCATCTGGATGCACTGCGCTTGGATGGAGGGGTTCATCGACCGTAAGGACCACCGTTGTGCTATCTCGAACCGCGGCAAAAAGTAGTAAAGGAGCACGGAGGTCGGGTTCGTAGCGGCTGTTGACGCGACCGGGTGTAGCTCTTTCTGGAGCATCCGAAGGGGCCCAATTTTCAGGTATTGTAGCTGGAAGTCCGGGGTCGCGGCGTTCCAGTGAGTATCCAGGCTTACCCATAACCGCGGTATAGGCCATGCTATCGATAACTACCTTGTCGGCTCGGACCAATACCACAGCGTCACCGTCGTTATTCAGCGCGGACCAACTTGGGGGCTGAACCCTGTAGGCTATCGGGCCAAAAGCGCGCTCCAGCAGCGCAGTGTCTTGGGCAATAACCACGTAAGCTTCTGGACCAACAAGAAAAGGGCGCTGACTTAGTGGGATAGGCTGTCTCCGGGTGTCGTACCATTGCAGCTGCTGCAGGTCAATGGCATGGGGGGAACGGTTGTAGAGCTCGAAAAACTCTGTAGCGTCTTCAGTGGGGGCGTAAAGTACTTCGTTTAAGACCACATCACCTGGCGCGATGGGTTGGGCATCGCCAGGGAAGGTAAACGCGTAGGTAACGCCTGTAAGCAGATTGCCAACAGTATCGGCAATGTGCGTAAGTTGTAGGCGATAGGTTTCGCCGGCGGTTAGGGGGAAAGCGAGCTGCAGCGTGTAGTCGGGTCGGGGTGAGGAGGGACAATCTAGGATAGTAGCGATTGTTTGTGGGGGCGCAATCTGGTAGTGCGCAGGATCGCAGCCGTAAACCGGTTCGTCGAAATGGACGTTTAGCTGCTGGCTGTTTACGGGATAGGCTTCTCGCAGGCGGGGCGGTTGCGT contains:
- a CDS encoding lamin tail domain-containing protein, whose translation is MLRALCVLLGLYPLSLHAQLIESFDDGDFLNHPSWQGTTAYWTIDFQNNNPFLRTQGPSAADTLFLSTPSQVCWGVWQLTFYYENVNFSNFNGFRIYLMSDTADLLAPLRGYFVQLGTNNSDEIRLYRQDGDPATRRILLGRSNPLLTETQGKHTLRILRSETGHWTVSLDGQVLFEAQDATYWHSRFFGLWVKHTATTAQNYGFDDLLVAGERERPDRTPPRILSALYRQQLRAFVLHFSEAMDTTRLADDAFFVERLGFPESQRWSGDPLGQVVQLIFTDIPPSGIYTLYARSLYDLAGNPLGDTSLTVVARTDTQPPRLREAYPVNSQQLNVHFDEPVYGCDPAHYQIAPPQTIATILDCPSSPRPDYTLQLAFPLTAGETYRLQLTHIADTVGNLLTGVTYAFTFPGDAQPIAPGDVVLNEVLYAPTEDATEFFELYNRSPHAIDLQQLQWYDTRRQPIPLSQRPFLVGPEAYVVIAQDTALLERAFGPIAYRVQPPSWSALNNDGDAVVLVRADKVVIDSMAYTAVMGKPGYSLERRDPGLPATIPENWAPSDAPERATPGRVNSRYEPDLRAPLLLFAAVRDSTTVVLTVDEPLHPSAVHPDAFELDDGTRPVDAIWQAEQQQIVLRFAAQLRQRHLTARQLCDLKNQCRATATRPLAYPPAPGSLIINEILYAPRANPYDGYPDQPEYLELLNRAAYYLDLEGLYWTNRPNELGRADTFYLPARFQALAPDSLALVFSVPTSSDPLVFLDEAFPGTTQQPGTVWLPMRRSSLSLRNEGDVVHLRYRAHTLDAVAYAPSWHQKGIRDATGLALERLLPDGPSNDPTNWTTSPDPSGGTPGRPNAAQVQRTQWPTQTPELWITPSPFSPDGDGTDDVTILHFRLPATGTVAQAQIFDSYGRRVRTLGPIVAGAEGMLLWDGRDQEGRELPIGLYVVLFEALDARGGRLLTRKAPVVLARPLH
- a CDS encoding HesB/IscA family protein — protein: MSTTTLQAPVQLTARAAQEIRKIMQTKQIPEGYGLRVGVRGGGCSGMSYLLGFDRKRDYDLEFEVAGITIYMDRRHGLYLMGTTIDYHDGLNARGFVFNNPNATQTCGCGSSFAV